One window from the genome of Osmerus eperlanus chromosome 1, fOsmEpe2.1, whole genome shotgun sequence encodes:
- the gnl3l gene encoding guanine nucleotide-binding protein-like 3-like protein, with the protein MSKAKQKRAKRLGCRGKYKLNDGPQSDFSRNTNPDILVRNMKEHGKPEDIRRKRLQELQERQRLSREQEQMKRRSLDSFQRDIQKRQREFEHREMEMQSLEKHVNFENENSRKAYYREFKKVVEASDVILEVLDARDPLGCRCPQVEQAVIQSGTEKKIVLVLNKIDLVSKDIVEKWIKYLRNEFPTVAFKASTQQQNKNLKRSNVPVTQASSELLSSSACVGADCLMKLLGNYCRNQDIKTAITVGIVGFPNVGKSSLINSLKRARACNVGATPGVTKCLQEIHLDKHIKLLDCPGIVMATSTTDAAMILRNCVKIEQLVDPLPPVEAILRRCNKAQIMEHYGVPDFHTALEFLALLAQRQGKLRKGGLPDSDKAAKSVLLDWTGGRISYFTHPPETHTLPTHISAEIVSEMGKAFDWDELDKGNQEVLAESSCPDVQMGFCMATSGMTQGDLETPPCDLEMELASLKEIESKNETESMGDDQDLKFGPMTVQIQTQKSKTGGSADAASSRDLDLKDILNVDPLQQGQALKAASKKRKKQQKRSDKIATKLSDTLTSAMNFAFADG; encoded by the exons ATGTCGAAGGCCA AACAAAAACGTGCGAAACGACTGGGTTGTCGGGGAAAATATAAG CTTAACGATGGGCCGCAGAGTGATTTTTCAAGGAATACAAATCCAGATATTTTAGTGCGAAATATGAAAGAGCATGGAAAACCAGAAGACATTCGAAGAAAAAGG CTTCAAGAACTCCAAGAAAGACAGAGGTTGTCAAGAGAACAAGAGCAAATGAAGAGGAGAAGTCTGGATAGCTTTCAGAGAGACATTCAGAAGCGACAAAGAGAGTTTGAGCACAGA GAAATGGAGATGCAGAGTTTAGAGAAACATGTGAACTTTGAAAATGAGAACTCAAGAAAGGCATATTACAGGGAATTTAAAAAG GTGGTTGAAGCTTCTGATGTGATCTTGGAGGTCTTGGATGCCCGTGACCCTCTAGGCTGCAGATGTCCTCAAGTGGAACAGGCTGTCATTCAGAGTGGTACTGAAAAGAAAATAGTATTAGTACTTAATAAAATTG ATCTGGTTTCTAAGGATATAGTGGAGAAATGGATCAAGTATCTTCGCAATGAATTTCCTACAGTTGCATTCAAAGCTTCAACTCAGCAGCAGAACAAAAACTTG AAAAGGAGTAATGTGCCAGTGACACAGGCATCCTCTGAGCTTCTCAGTAGCAGTGCCTGTGTGGGGGCTGACTGCCTCATGAAACTGCTTGGGAACTACTGTCGCAACCAAGACATAAAGACAGCCATCACTGTCGGAATAGTTG GCTTTCCAAATGTTGGAAAGAGCAGTTTGATAAACAGCTTGAAAAGGGCACGTGCATGTAATGTTGGGGCCACACCTGGTGTGACTAA GTGCCTTCAGGAAATACACTTGGACAAACACATCAAACTTTTAGATTGCCCAGGTATTGTAATGGCAACCTCAACAACTGATGCTGCCATGATCCTTCGTAACTGTGTGAAGATTGAACAGCTTGTAGATCCTCTACCCCCTGTTGAAGCCATTCTTAGACGGTGCAACAAGGCACAG ATCATGGAACACTATGGAGTTCCAGATTTCCACACAGCTCTAGAGTTTTTGGCTTTGCTGGCTCAGCGACAAGGCAAGCTAAGGAAAGGAGGACTGCCTGATAGTGACAAAGCTGCTAAAAGTGTCTTATTGGATTGGACAGG GGGTAGAATCAGCTACTTCACACATCCTCCGGAGACCCACACTCTTCCTACTCATATCAGTGCAGAGATTGTGTCTGAGATGGGTAAAGCCTTTGACTGGGATGAACTGGATAAGGGAAACCAGGAGGTTTTAGCAG AGTCTTCTTGTCCTGATGTACAAATGGGATTCTGCATGGCAACCTCTGGGATGACACAGGGTGATCTGGAGACGCCACCTTGTGACTTAGAAATGGAACTTGCTTCTCTAAAGGAGATTGAGTCCAAAAATGAAACTGAATCCATGGGTGATGATCAGGATCTGAAG TTTGGACCTATGACTGTGCAGATACAAACTCAAAAGTCAAAGACTGGTGGGTCTGCAGATGCAGCTTCCTCCAGAGATCTGGATTTAAAGGATATCTTGAACGTTGACCCACTGCAGCAAGGTCAGGCACTCAAGGCTGCCAGCAAGAAGAGgaaaaagcaacaaaaaagaTCTG ATAAAATTGCAACCAAACTCTCAGACACCCTGACATCTGCAATGAACTTTGCATTTGCAGATGGATGA
- the LOC134021913 gene encoding red-sensitive opsin-1 — protein sequence MAEEWGNAVFAARRRNEDTTRETSFTYTNSNNTKDPFEGPNYHIAPRWVYNISTLWMIFVVIASVFTNGLVLVATAKFKKLQHPLNWILVNLAIADLGETVLASTISVCNQMFGYFILGHPMCVFEGYTVSVCGIAALWSLTVISWERWVVVCKPFGNVKFDAKWATAGIVFSWVWAAAWCAPPIFGWSRYWPHGLKTSCGPDVFSGSEDPGVQSFMIVLMITCCFLPLAIIILCYIAVWMAIRAVAAQQKDSESTQKAEKEVSRMVVVMIVAYIVCWGPYTFFACFAAANPGYAFHPLAAALPAYFAKSATIYNPVIYVFMNRQFRVCILQMFGKKVDDGSEVSTSKTEVSSVAPA from the exons ATGGCAGAGGAGTGGGGAAATGCAGTGTTTGCTGCAAGACGGCGCAATGAAGACACAACAAGAGAGACTTCATTCACTTACACAAACAGCAACAATACTAAAG ATCCCTTTGAGGGCCCTAACTACCACATTGCTCCCCGATGGGTGTACAATATCTCAACACTGTGGATGATATTTGTGGTTATTGCATCAGTCTTCACCAATGGCCTGGTACTGGTGGCCACAGCAAAATTCAAGAAGCTCCAGCACCCTCTGAACTGGATCTTGGTCAACCTTGCTATTGCTGATCTTGGAGAGACCGTTTTGGCCAGCACCATCAGTGTTTGCAATCAAATGTTTGGATATTTCATTCTGGGACACCCTATGTGTGTCTTTGAGGGCTACACTGTCTCTGTTTGTG GTATTGCTGCTCTATGGTCCCTAACTGTGATTTCCTGGGAGAGATGGGTGGTTGTGTGCAAGCCTTTTGGAAATGTCAAGTTTGATGCTAAATGGGCCACTGCCGGTATTGTCTTCTCCTGGGTCTGGGCAGCAGCATGGTGTGCTCCCCCCATCTTTGGCTGGAGCAG GTATTGGCCTCATGGCTTGAAGACTTCTTGTGGACCTGATGTGTTCAGTGGAAGTGAAGACCCTGGAGTACAGTCCTTCATGATTGTTCTGATGATTACCTGCTGCTTCCTCCCTCTGGCCATCATTATCCTTTGCTACATTGCAGTGTGGATGGCCATCCGTGCT GTTGCAGCGCAGCAGAAAGACTCTGAGTCTACACAGAAAGCTGAGAAGGAAGTGTCCAGGATGGTTGTTGTGATGATCGTTGCTTACATTGTGTGCTGGGGACCTTACACATTCTTTGCCTGCTTTGCTGCGGCTAACCCAGGATATGCCTTCCATCCTCTGGCTGCTGCACTACCAGCCTACTTTGCCAAGAGCGCCACTATCTACAATCCAGTTATCTATGTCTTCATGAACCGACAG TTCCGTGTTTGCATCCTGCAGATGTTTGGAAAGAAGGTGGATGATGGCTCTGAAGTATCCACATCAAAAACAGAAGTCTCATCTGTGGCACCTGCATAA
- the cxxc1b gene encoding CXXC-type zinc finger protein 1b gives MDSEVSDFDPYPGFSKMEGENAPLYCVCRKPDINCFMIGCDNCNEWFHGNCINITEKMAKAIREWYCMPCRDKNPSLEIKYRPKKSREKEPDMERIEKPDKRCSTPDYRSERRRGSKVKRSARMCGECEPCRRTEDCAQCDFCKDMKKFGGPNKIRQKCRFRQCVVRARKMLRVKDEEFSLRERRDNSYHRRRRYSEDYDSEIELYQQYKAAGYEDNMLWPSDEDDGPPFSPVMRKKAVKVKHVKRREKKFDKKKESRRHKQKQKHKDKVRHTDRVDAREVAGLRQCLGPTCVESARANSKYCSEDCGMKLAANRIYEILPQRIQQWQQSPCIAEEQGKKQLERIRRDQQNARLRLTDMERRFHELEGIVAKAKQQVVQQDEEVNEGDNEDTDLQIFCVSCSHPINPKVALRHMERCYAKYESQTSFGSMYPTRIEGATRLFCDVYNPQSKTYCKRLQVLCPEHSRDPKVSVDEVCGCPLVRNVFEPTGEYCRVSKRKCNKHYNWEKLRRAEVDLERVRVWYKLDELFEQERNVRTAMTNRAGLLALMLHQTIQHDPLTTDLRSNKDR, from the exons ATG GATAGTGAAGTGTCCGATTTTGATCCTTATCCGGGGTTCAGCAAAATGGAAGGGGAAAATGCGCCTTTGTACTGCGTCTGCCGAAAACCAGATATCAACTGCTTCATGAT TGGCTGTGACAACTGCAATGAATGGTTTCATGGCAACTGCATCAACATCACTGAGAAGATGGCTAAAGCAATCAGGGAGTGGTACTGTATGCCATGCCGAG ATAAAAACCCCTCATTGGAGATAAAATACCGTCCAAAGAAGAGTCGTGAGAAAGAACCTGATATGGAGAGAATAGAGAAACCAGATAAACGATGCAGTACCCCAGATTACAGGAGTGAAAGACGACGGGGATCAAAA GTGAAGCGTTCTGCTCGTatgtgtggagagtgtgaacCTTGCAGGAGAACTGAGGATTGTGCCCAGTGTGACTTCTGCAAAGACATGAAAAAGTTTGGGGGACCCAATAAAATAAGGCAGAAGTGTCGATTTAGACAGTGTGTCGTTCGAGCAAGG AAAATGTTGCGTGTCAAGGATGAGGAATTTTCTCTTCGTGAAAGGCGAGATAATTCGTATCACAGACGAAGGAGATATTCAGAGGACTATGATAGTGAGATAGAACTCTACCAGCAGTACAAAGCAGCAGGATATGAAGACAACATG CTATGGCCcagtgatgaagatgatggtCCTCCCTTTAGTCCTGTAATGAGAAAGAAAGCTGTAAAAGTTAAGCAtgtgaagagaagagaaaagaagtTTGACAAAAAG AAAGAGTCCCGGCGCCACAAGCAGAAGCAGAAGCACAAGGACAAAGTGAGACACACCGACAGGGTTGATGCACGGGAGGTTGCTGGGTTGCGCCAGTGCCTCGGGCCCACCTGTGTTGAGTCAGCACGAGCTAACTCCAAATACTGCTCAGAGGATTGCGGCATGAAGCTGGCAGCAAA TCGGATCTATGAGATTCTCCCCCAGCGTATCCAGCAGTGGCAGCAGAGTCCTTGCATTGCTGAGGAGCAAGGCAAGAAGCAACTGGAGCGCATCCGGAGGGATCAGCAGAATGCCCGGCTCCGCCTTACTGACATGGAGAGACGTTTCCATGAGCTGGAAGGCATCGTTGCAAAAGCCAAGCAACAGGTGGTCCAGCAGGATGAGGAA GTGAATGAAGGTGATAATGAAGACACAGACCTGCAGATTTTCTGTGTGTCTTGCAGTCATCCCATTAATCCAAAAGTAGCACTTAGACACATGGAGAGATGTTATGCCAAG TATGAGAGCCAGACATCTTTTGGTTCCATGTACCCCACAAGGATCGAAGG AGCAACAAGACTCTTCTGTGATGTGTACAACCCCCAGAGTAAGACTTACTGTAAGAGGCTTCAGGTCTTGTGCCCAGAGCATTCCAGAGATCCCAAG GTTTCTGTGGATGAGGTGTGTGGTTGCCCTCTGGTCCGGAATGTTTTCGAACCGACTGGAGAGTACTGCAGAGTTTCCAAACGCAAGTGCAACAAGCATTACAACTGGGAGAAACTCAGGAGGGCTGAGGTGGACCTGGAACGAGTCAGAGTG TGGTACAAGCTGGATGAGCTCTTTGAGCAGGAACGCAACGTCAGGACAGCAATGACAAACAGGGCAGGCCTGCTTGCTCTTATGCTGCACCAAACCATTCAGCACGACCCGCTAACAACTGACCTCCGAAGCAACAAGGACAGATAG
- the LOC134021937 gene encoding microphthalmia-associated transcription factor-like has protein sequence MAFPTMTVSNSCPANIKREIHDADARALMKDRQKKDNHNLIERRRRFNINDRIKELGDLIPRSNDPEMRWNKGTILKASVDYIRKMQKEQQRTKDIERCQKKMENANHSLMLRIQELEMQARLHGLSTVECSGLSSKSAFQQQHPQQLHPHRGQPLVPSPGEACSQTLLSLGVAVMGQTVSFLSPPSSDSPVDLTVSNSLDLGSLSFSELDDPSSSVLFPDVGLGDILMEDSCALNPEMLADNLLSPLSHCVSKNSNCRNRLNMDEDL, from the exons ATGGCATTCCCTACCATGACTGTCAGCAATTCCTGTCCTGCTAACATTAAAAGGGAAATACATG ATGCTGATGCTAGAGCTCTAATGAAGGACAGGCAGAAGAAAGACAATCATAACCTCA TTGAGAGAAGGCGAAGGTTTAACATCAATGACCGCATAAAGGAGCTGGGGGATCTAATACCCAGGTCAAATGACCC TGAGATGCGCTGGAATAAGGGAACCATCCTGAAGGCGTCTGTGGATTACATTAGGAAGATGCAGAAGGAGCAACAGAGGACAAAGGATATAGAGAGGTGTCAGAAGAAAATGGAGAATGCTAACCACAGTCTAATGCTACGTATACAG GAACTTGAAATGCAAGCTCGGCTCCATGGTCTCTCAACCGTAGAGTGTTCTGGCCTGAGCTCAAAATCTGCTTTTCAGCAGCAGCATCCACAGCAGCTACATCCTCATAGAGGCCAGCCTCTGGTGCCAAGTCCTGGAGAGGCCTGCTCTCAAACCCTCCTCAGCCTTGGAGTAGCAGTCATGGGACAAActgtttcctttctctctccaccatctTCTGACTCACCTGTGGATTTGACTGTCAGCAATTCACTTGACTTGGGGAGTCTGAGCTTTTCTGAATTGGATGACCCCTCCTCGTCAGTACTGTTCCCTGATGTGGGCCTAGGGGACATCCTCATGGAAGACAGTTGTGCCCTGAACCCGGAGATGCTGGCAGATAACCTGCTATCACCTTTGTCACATTGTGTCTCTAAAAACAGTAATTGCAGGAACCGCTTAAATATGGATGAAGACTTGTGA
- the LOC134021922 gene encoding red-sensitive opsin-1-like encodes MAEEWGNAVFAARRRNEDTTRESSFTYTNSNNTKDPFEGPNYHIAPRWVYNIATLWMIFVVIASVFTNGLVLVTTAKFKKLQHPLNWILVNLAIADLGETVLASTISVCNQMFGYFILGHPMCVFEGYTVSVCGIAALWSLTVISWERWVVVCKPFGNVKFDAKWATAGIVFSWVWAAAWCAPPIFGWSRYWPHGLKTSCGPDVFSGSDDPGVQSFMIVLMITCCFLPLAIIILCYIAVWMAIRAVAAQQKDSESTQKAEKEVSRMVVVMIIAYIVCWGPYTFFACFAAANPGYAFHPLAAALPAYFAKSATIYNPVIYVFMNRQFRVCILQMFGKKEDDGSEVSTSKTEVSSVAPA; translated from the exons ATGGCAGAGGAGTGGGGAAATGCAGTGTTTGCTGCAAGACGGCGAAATGAAGACACAACAAGAGAGTCTTCATTCACTTACACCAACAGCAATAATACTAAAG ATCCCTTTGAGGGCCCTAACTACCACATTGCTCCCCGATGGGTGTACAATATCGCAACACTGTGGATGATATTTGTGGTTATTGCATCAGTCTTCACCAATGGCCTGGTACTGGTGACCACAGCAAAATTCAAGAAGCTCCAGCACCCTCTGAACTGGATCTTGGTCAACCTTGCTATTGCTGATCTTGGAGAGACCGTTTTGGCCAGCACCATCAGTGTTTGCAATCAAATGTTTGGATATTTCATTCTGGGACACCCTATGTGTGTCTTTGAGGGGTACACTGTCTCTGTTTGTG GTATTGCTGCTCTGTGGTCCCTAACTGTGATTTCCTGGGAGAGATGGGTGGTTGTGTGCAAGCCTTTTGGAAATGTCAAGTTTGATGCTAAATGGGCCACTGCCGGTATTGTCTTCTCCTGGGTCTGGGCAGCAGCATGGTGTGCTCCCCCCATCTTTGGCTGGAGCAG GTATTGGCCTCATGGCTTGAAGACTTCTTGTGGACCTGATGTGTTCAGTGGAAGTGACGACCCTGGAGTACAATCCTTCATGATTGTTCTGATGATTACCTGCTGCTTCCTCCCTCTGGCCATCATTATCCTTTGCTACATTGCAGTGTGGATGGCCATCCGTGCT GTTGCAGCACAGCAGAAAGACTCTGAGTCTACACAGAAAGCTGAGAAGGAAGTGTCCAGGATGGTTGTTGTGATGATCATTGCTTACATTGTGTGCTGGGGACCTTACACATTCTTTGCCTGCTTTGCTGCGGCTAACCCAGGATATGCCTTCCATCCTTTGGCTGCTGCACTACCAGCCTACTTTGCCAAGAGCGCCACTATCTACAATCCAGTTATCTATGTCTTCATGAATCGACAG TTCCGTGTTTGCATCCTGCAGATGTTTGGAAAGAAGGAGGATGATGGCTCTGAAGTATCCACATCAAAAACAGAAGTCTCATCTGTGGCACCTGCATAA